The following DNA comes from Papaver somniferum cultivar HN1 chromosome 4, ASM357369v1, whole genome shotgun sequence.
gaaataaaagaaatattatcAGTTTCCGGGCATctttgtagtgaattaagatcaccaagggcttccttgacttcattaccacactctacaccattatccatggatgtagttaaaatggTTTCCaaggcatcatcaccattcaattcgaacacttgttgtgccaatgtatccataacatcaatggagaaacaagagtggacatcactaggatatctcatcatcTCGAAAATATTAAAACGTATTATTTCTcaatcaaactccatagtcaacGTTCCCTTGttcacatcaataatggttttcgccgttttcatgatgggatgcccaagtagcaatggaagagacgagtccggtgaaccttcattcgtATCTAAcatgcaaaagtcagctggaaatacaagttgattaacctgcacaagaacatcctcaacaatacccattgggtaaacattaaagcgatcggctaattgcaacacaatttcAGACTTTTTAatcctaactcaagtgaattatacatggatgcaggcataacattaacggatgcacctaaatccaacatagctttgttaaatgtggtgttaccaattgtgacgggaatgtcaaagctacccggaTCCTTGCATTTAAGTGGGATTTTGTGTTGTAAGactgccgaagcattctcccccatacTTAGAACTTCATTGTCTTTGAGCCTTTTcttgttggtacacaagtccttcaacacctttgcatactttggcatttgctttATAACATCTACGagcggtatgttcacatgaatctttcttagttagtctaaaatctccttttctagttcctccatcTTGGAATTTGCGAAtttgcgagggaaaggtaaaggaggaacataagtagaaaccggagttttagagttagaaataggtacctcagaagtttggggagactccacatttttctcctccaaaacaggttcctttggtgtttccctTGCCCGAATCAtgaacttcgggttgcacaatttgtttaccacttctcaacgtaatagcattcacatccccttttgggttaataggttgagaagggagttttccactattttgtgcctttaattgattcaactcaatagccatagaaccaacttgagtttgcaactccttaaccgtgctctccgtcctttgcataaaagatttcagcaactcttccatacttgacccctgatttggaggttgttgttgttgttgttgtggttggtgAAATTTTTgacgcggctggaattgttgttgttgaggttaAAATCCACTCGGATGGTTGaaattaggttgttgaaccgctccttgcttgttcgcATAGATAAAATTgaggtgatctctccatcccggattgtaagtgttggagtagggatcataccgtctttgctgatttgggaagatcacattagcttgttcattggagtcttcataccattgagaagaacttggtatcaccgcggctgcaacttgttgcatcatatctgtcatgttacccatttgttaaCGAAGTTTCTccacctcgctcacttcatttactctcctaagaagcacatccgaaccacgactcaagaattgttgggagtttgctgccatgttttcaatcaattctctagcttgtgccaccattttgctcactagtgcaccaccacccgcagcgtcaagaagattcatatcgcttgattggagtccttcatagaagtattggataatcatcgCATCTCTGAATTGATGGTGAGggaagcttgccaccaatctcttgtatcgttcccaacattcatataaagattctcccacattttgcttcatcccgcaaatctccttgtgaatttgagtagcctttgatgcaggaaaacacctctctaaaaagagtttcttcaacccattccatgttgtgatacttccgggaggtaaataacacaaccaatcTTTAGCACTATCCATcaaagagaatcgaaaaactttcaacattgtaCCATCCGCTTCAATATCCtctggaagcatggccgtgaaaatggtgtggaagtccataagatgcttgtttgggtcttcattcaccatgccatggaactttggtaattctctaagcaaccccggcttgatctcaaaagtagagtttgtttgaatacacccttgttgtgtatccaacttgtgagatgccaagtccttgagtgtacgatttgcatcacccattgcttcttcttcttattaggtggttcttgttcaaccggttcctcttgttctagaacttcttgttgtaactcttcttccacttctagatgttgttcttccgttgtaccttgacttggttggagtattatGTCTCTTCGAGTGGAtattccgcaccttggatagttccaatctttagaagtcagggattaggtacctgaaaacaattctcgcaaacaagtgagaaacaagacaagaaacaaaaagaaaaaatggaagcagaagtaatgataagaaactaaaaacttaataacaagccgtatgcctccccggcagcggtgccaaaatttgatcggttgtcaaccgccaaatataatttcactttctcactcaactaaattcaaatgaagtacgtggtaagaaagagttcgtatccataTAGAGGCTTtttttgttatgtaattttcagtttctaagataaccaagggggatttttgtattagcaaataaaataaaaaaaagtaaagcaaagaaaagaaaatagttggaataatcaataaggagaagatattagtcacgggatagtatcattcacaaacatgtattttcatcaatgactagaattgatattttaatctctcatctattaaaaGCCATAGGATACCtcgatcgcaagaatatcccgctaattccctagtttcatcacaaccacattaaaagatgcatatgtgaattcttcctagaaagtaacccaaagtgtaaaagcacaattaagtttaactccccaaaagctttaagatttatggaataagactaatcaaagcaatcaaacgtgtaaaagcactaattcgatttaaccaaggttatgattcatatgtgactagtaggatatatcgctacaagcactacccacaattatgctactaaaaatcagggacaaacaactttttcgtattgaaaaccctaatatagctttagagatgaatgcaaatcggattgattccggactcaaccaatcaaacaatcaaatcctataacaatatagaccatgaatcataaacaataaaatattgagacaaaactaatccatagattcaaataacatatttgagaaatcaacttttatcccataaccaacagttgtatttagttactcataataatggagttcatcataatcataatcaacaaaataaataagatgaaaaacaaaagaaagaaaaccctagaaaaagttctctccaaagctccaagtaaaaAATAATACGCGATctccaaaagttgtagaagtctctCTCTCCTTTTGTAGCTTTCTTGTGTCCAAAACTAGGTCATATTATCAAAAGTCCATTAGATAGAAGTCCTCCAAGCCCATGTGTGGGAAGAACCCATGTAGAAATTGTACCCAAAAGTTGTCACCGGAGGTCCCACAAGGAAGCCGGAAGTTGGTCGGAAGATCACCGGAAAGTAGTTCAGGTGACCAGCATAGTCcatccggtcaccggtcaaaggaGTCAATCGGGTCAACTTGGTCAGACCGAGTCAGGGTAATGAGTCAGATAGTCAGGACCGAGTCAGCCATTCAGGTAAACCAACTGGGCTGACTTGAATGAGTTGCCATGGCATAAGCCATTTGCACTGGCCTGCACCTAATGTTGCGCCATGATGGTCTACACCTTCTCTGCAGCTTGTGTTCTTTCTAGTCTTGTCATTCTGCAACTCCAACTCACTCATGTCTCAATCCTTGCTTTAGAACCAGCACCAACTCCATTAACCACATAAAAAAAAATGGCAGCTCAGTTCTGTCACAGCCATTGCAACATTACAACAACTATCCCTGCAACACAAGCCACCAAACACCACTGTAATTTCTTTGTAATTCTCAGCCGCACTTCGTTCtgcaccattcaactcaaacaccCATACTTCGTTCCATCAGTCCATAGCACAAGCTGCACTTCCCTCTTGTCTACTTGCCATCTGAGCAGCACCAGATCCTGTAACTCAGATGTATAgcaacaactactcttccacTCTCCATATCACTGCTTTAGCTTTCATCACAACAACATAAGCACAACCACCTTTTCTAACTTCTTCTTAGGCACTGCTCCATTGCCACTGCAACTGCAAAATCATCTCAGCATCTCCATGAGTTCGACAACACCAGTCTCGGCACATTCTGCAACGTAACCCTAACTGCAAAAACCCAATCACCCTTTTCACAGTCCACCTGCCATATCAGTTAAGCCGCAACCAAACTTCTCAGACCTGCATTGCTCATTCACCTACAATTCCATAACCATAGACTGCCATCTCCATTTCTCCATCACAAACTGCAACTTTACCCTTGTAGATAACACCAACAACACAGACCTAACTGCAACTTCATATTATAATCCCATTCTTTCTGTAGCTTCCCCAGCATGAACATATACATCTTCTCATTCATTGCCTCGAAATGCACCTGCAGTCTCCTGCCATAACATGCATATAATCCCAACGCCATCTTCTGCAATTGCAATTCAAACTCAATCTTTTCCATTTCAGTCCATCTCGACTCCTAACCTGCACTGCCTTGTAACAATCTCCAAATCCATTACCACCTGCAATGCCATTACTTGTATGTGTTGATTTCTCTCAACTCTTGCGAAATACACTCACCAGTTTCATTGTAGCAGCAACATTTCCTGTGACTGGATGGCAAGTGAGAAACCCATAAAAATCAGCTTCAAATCGAACCCATATCTCCTCCATTCAAACCAACAAAACCCATATGAACTCAGCTACTAAACAACTCATTCTCAGCCCCAAATGCGAGTTCAAAAATACCAGAACTCGCTTAATTAACAACTTATAACCGATCCTTGGCTGTGGTTGTCACCTATTGCTCACAGCAGCTAGTTGAGCTGATGACGGACTCGATCTGACCTCCATGAAACCCATCAAACCCATGGTTGGATCGACTGCAATCTCGACTGATTTATGCCCAAAATTTGACCTACACTCTGCCTGTAAACTTGATCTATAATCTCCTCATAAAACTGAGCCACTGATTAATCCATATAACCAACAAAATCTGCGACTTCAACAGCTCAATTTCCTCCCTGTTTCTGGTCTCAAACACCACTAAATTCTCTTCATTCTATGAACACAAACTCAAAACCCCATCTGAATGCAACAACATCTTCAATCTTTTATCTGTGTTGTTTAAGAATCAATTTCAGCACAAATTCTTGAGATTAAGCATACACCCAAGCTTTATCAACCCTTGAATCACTCAATAACATCACCAGATTCTTAAATCGATCGTCttcaacaaaaccctaacttcctcTTCATCTTGTTTTTGACTGCAACAGATTCAAAAACCCCATCAGTTTTTTCATCGATCCTCTGATTTCTGCATCTCACACTCTCATCTTCCATCGAATCTGAACTCAGTGGTTCCTTCCGTCCTCTCTCAAACCGCAGCCATTTTGGGTTTCAGGTGAAGAAATAAAAACCAATGATTTTGTTATCTCTAAAATTTAGGTTTCTGTAGTAAAATGAAAGTGCATATATCCACTTAGGTGAAGTAGATAAGGGCTACTCAGGATAGACAGCACCCACTCATTAGATAAGGGCCAACAAAGATGTCCACCCcttgcttctctagactaagctgCAGTAGTTGTTTTCCTATCGTTGGTTTGGCTCGGCTCCGCTCCACTCTGCTCCCAGTAGCAATTGCACATGAGAATTGACGCTTTTGCTCTTCTTCGAATCCTTCCACCAACATCAGCCGTCTCTTACATCTCGGACCcacttcttctctacaatttctcttcatcactaaaacagttgtgcttttcagacatatatttgcatcactaaagccaacATGCTTTTCAGAAAGAAATTAAGAGATAGaatcaaataatgagaaatagttcgtctccaacatcatttgcacctttttgccttttaagcgacatttcttcttcttttgttccaaatgactctaaagtacctaaaaactcaaaaccaaacataagatatataatttacaagaaaaatagcaaagaaagcataaataatagatataaaattaggtgttttagacacctatcacatgTCCGCCCTATGGCCGTGAGAAACGCTTGAAATGGATATTCTTTGTCTCGGCTACAGCTCTCTTATTTCCTGTAACAGGTCCCAGTCGTGATGGACTAAAAACTGACTTATCCTTCCCGTTTGTTTGTTCTTCAGGTTGGAATTCTTCCCATTTTGGGAGGGGTGTTAGATGCTCCGGATATTCTTCTTGATCCGTAACTGGTTGTATATAGAAGACCGCATCCGCCATGTAAGCCTCCTCCGGTCCGAATGGGTTGCCTGTGGCTGGGATCCATAATTGATTTCCTTAAATATTGGTGTTGAcacattggtgatacgtcgatgCTACTACCTTGTGATTCAAAATCCATCCTGGCCCTAGTAGCACATGGAAGGTAGTGTCGTCCTCAAGTACATAAAAAGGCGTGAGCGCTCTAATGGGCCCGATTTTCATCATCAAATGCACTATCCCAATTCCCGTATGAGTCTGTCCTCCAAATCCTCTTACAGTCGTCGAACGCATCTTAATTGCTGCCTTTGACACTCCCAAGGACTCTAATGTGTGTAGTGAAATTAAGTTCAGGGAAGCTCCGCCATCTATGAAAGCTCGCTTAAGAGGTTGTTTGTTAATAAAAGCCGTCAAATATAGAGGACGAAGGTGCTCTCCCGGGTAGCATATATCTTCATCTGTAAAGGTGATCGCTTCTCTGGGCATTGTGTTATATGCTTTTCCGGATGCAATCGTCGTGATAGCCTTGGATGCTTCGCGAATCTGATTCTCACGGAAGCCAAGGGAATCAAAGAACTGTTGAGCTAAAACAGTTTGAGCGAATTTGCTAGCAATTCCGTTAGTATACGGGAAGACGGCCATCTCAGAAGCTTCGcacgcttcttcttcttccacctcCTCACAAGGTCTCCAAGCTTCTCCTTTCATAGGCTCGTGTGAAATCATCATAACTTGATGTTGAGGAAGCGGGTTGCTCTTGATGCTTTGTTCTCCTATCTCCAACTCGCGTCTAGCTTGTTTTTTTTGCACAATGTAACATAGAGAGAAACATTCCACAATCGGATGATTGACTCTCCTGTGATAATGGCAATATCGTTCGTGCGGCTTATCTGTCGCGGTAGGCTCTGTGTGTACGGAAGGCAGAGTTTATTCCTTGTTTGCCACCCATTCCTCTAGAATCCCTATTATTTGCTCTCTACTACACGGTAGTGGTGGCGGCGGGTTGGATCTTCCTCCATCCGCTCTTCTTCCTCTCCGGCCGGACTGTCCTCCTCGGTAAGAACCAAAAATAGCTCCTCCTTTTCCTTTATTGCCTCCTTGATCATTAAAAGTTGGTGTGGATGAAGCATTAACAAAATGTAGTTGGAAAGTATGCCCGCTTGTCCTAGAGTTCATAACGTCCGCACAATCTGATATCCGGGCTGCAGCCTCTTCgacctccacaaaagtttggaattCGTCAGGTTTAATCGAAAAATGGCATCCATTCCTCGGATACAAATCTCCACCAGGAGCTCCTCTAGGATGTCTTCGTGACATTCTAGCGTGAAGTCTCGGAAGCGAGTGATATACTTTCCGATCTCTTCTCCTACCCGCTGGGTGCATCTTCTTTAATCTATCGATACGACTCTTCTTTGTGCAGAATATAATTTCTTCAGGAAAAGTTGCACCATGGCGGACCATGAGCTGATACTTCTGGGTTTCAAGTTATCATACCAGGTGAAGGCGTTGTCCGTGAGTGACTTTGGGGATTCTCTCATGCAAAGACATTTATCCTGAGCGTACGCATTCATTGCTGATATGAAGCGCCTCACATGCTCTCTCGCGTTTCCTTTTCCCCCATACGTTTTGAATTTTGGTGATGTATAATCTTCGGGGTATACATAATTAGAGACTTCTTCAGAGTATGGTGGTTTCAGTGAATCATAAGCATCATGCTTCGTCACTCGATAATTTGCCTTTAAGTATTTTGCGATCGTGTCTTCTGTCATATCCTGAATGGTGTTTTTTGTATTAACTATTTTAGTAGTTGTTACATTTTGTTCCCTTGCTCTCTTCAGACGTCTCTTGTTGTTTCTTAATGGATGCATCCATTTCTTCTTGTATTTCAAACATGTCTTGATCGCTCGTCTCAGCTATGGCTTTTTCTTTGAATATTTCTCCTTTCTTTTGGGGCGCTTCTGCACCTTGGGACGCTCCAGCTCCTTTTACGACGGGTGTTGTGACTACCGCTTGGAAACGTATCTCATCATCACTTTCCTCTTGTACTTCCTGTACAGAAACTTGGTCCGGATGGGGAAGAGCTCCACCTGCTGGTACTTCCTGACTCGCACATGGGAGTATCATGCTGGAAAAGAGGCtaagaacctcccactgtggtcacaaTGTTGATGGATAAAacgtgggaaggaggaactagccctaatcacagaaagtactcccaaggagaaGAAGGGTTTTGGGAAGTAATAGAGAATTAATGATGACCTCAAGAAGTGTACCCTCTTTCCCTTTTATAATAACCCTCTTATGGATAAGTGCCCATAAGAttaacatattactaaactaccattttCCTTTCCTTAAGTTAACACTAAACCCTTGAGGGCTTTCTTCTTGGACCAAAGCCTAACCAACCTTTATGCAACCTTGAATAGGCTAGAACTATCTCACCTTAgtgggttaggcctagtccctTAGTTCATTCTCTCATAGAGGGAACCCTTTATGGGCTAAGGGGCCATTTATCTatgattaattattttcatgtatcaacaagtgTGAAAACTCAACATCATAGGATAGGTGTATAAACGGTTTCTCAGGGGGTAACTTTAGGATTTCTAAAAATTGGTTTATGACAAGCAAAGTGGTTACCCGTACGAAAACCAATATAtcctcttttaaaaaaaaaacaaaaaaaaacttttagagATACTGTAAAAGTCCATTAGTTCTTGAACTGAAAAATACAATATAATTTACTTAGGTGAAATCTTTATTTTTCACAAATTTTTGCTTTATAAATCTAAGTtctcaaaagagaaaaatttagagcatcaGATTAGCACAAAGCTATTTTTTTGTAATCTACCAAAAGACAGAAAAAACGACCAACTTTTGAGGAAAAACAAAACTACTTGTGCAAAGTTGTTTGTAGACAATAGACCGTCTAAGAACGAGAAGAAAATAACTTGACAAACACAGAACATCTTtgccaacaagtatacctgattattggtatgtcttactcaacatgattttttgagtaagatttcaatccttgtgattaattaacacaagtatgagctttaagaTGTGGATGAATGATTTCCACGGTTAAACCactttttccttttaatattttgaggAAACCCTTTTTGATATGAAAAtccatcataaaacttactgtcatcaaaatatgagactaagtttgaatccttacctGAAGAAGTTTGCCTGGTGAGTTTTCACTGTTTGTCAATGAGATGTTTATATCCCTC
Coding sequences within:
- the LOC113273016 gene encoding uncharacterized protein LOC113273016 yields the protein MKGEAWRPCEEVEEEEACEASEMAVFPYTNGIASKFAQTVLAQQFFDSLGFRENQIREASKAITTIASGKAYNTMPREAITFTDEDICYPGEHLRPLYLTAFINKQPLKRAFIDGGASLNLISLHTLESLGVSKAAIKMRSTTVRGFGGQTHTGIGIVHLMMKIGPIRALTPFYVLEDDTTFHVLLGPGWILNHKVVASTYHQCVNTNI